In Procambarus clarkii isolate CNS0578487 unplaced genomic scaffold, FALCON_Pclarkii_2.0 HiC_scaffold_1816, whole genome shotgun sequence, the following proteins share a genomic window:
- the LOC123772220 gene encoding keratinocyte-associated protein 2 isoform X2, with protein sequence MGVSTGASFGLAILCCILVFSALQMYKNQLGSTRLMTLVAGYVASWLFIFMITALSNLENIVFGKGFQARVIPEVALCMVLACSAAGMVHRVSVTVCLLCSMVGLYYINKMGQTSAAPAVPSVTSSKKKK encoded by the exons GTGTGAGTACTGGAGCATCCTTTGGCCTGGCCATCTTGTGCTGCATCCTGGTGTTCTCGGCGCTGCAGATGTACAAGAACCAGCTGGGCTCCACGAGGCTCATGACGCTTGTTGCTGGATATGTGGCATCCTGGCTCTTCATCTTCATGATAACT GCATTGAGCAACTTGGAAAACATTGTGTTTGGAAAGGGGTTCCAGGCGCGTGTGATTCCTGAAGTAGCACTTTGTATGGTGCTGGCCTGCTCTGCTGCGGGCATGGTTCACAGAGTCTCTGTTACTGTTTG TTTGCTTTGTTCTATGGTTGGATTATATTACATAAACAAGATGGGCCAAACAAGTGCTGCTCCAGCTGTCCCCTCAGTGACCAGCTCCAAGAAAAAGAAGTAA
- the LOC123772220 gene encoding keratinocyte-associated protein 2 isoform X1, with protein sequence MGVNFRNSEYRVSTGASFGLAILCCILVFSALQMYKNQLGSTRLMTLVAGYVASWLFIFMITALSNLENIVFGKGFQARVIPEVALCMVLACSAAGMVHRVSVTVCLLCSMVGLYYINKMGQTSAAPAVPSVTSSKKKK encoded by the exons GTGTGAGTACTGGAGCATCCTTTGGCCTGGCCATCTTGTGCTGCATCCTGGTGTTCTCGGCGCTGCAGATGTACAAGAACCAGCTGGGCTCCACGAGGCTCATGACGCTTGTTGCTGGATATGTGGCATCCTGGCTCTTCATCTTCATGATAACT GCATTGAGCAACTTGGAAAACATTGTGTTTGGAAAGGGGTTCCAGGCGCGTGTGATTCCTGAAGTAGCACTTTGTATGGTGCTGGCCTGCTCTGCTGCGGGCATGGTTCACAGAGTCTCTGTTACTGTTTG TTTGCTTTGTTCTATGGTTGGATTATATTACATAAACAAGATGGGCCAAACAAGTGCTGCTCCAGCTGTCCCCTCAGTGACCAGCTCCAAGAAAAAGAAGTAA